A portion of the Oncorhynchus clarkii lewisi isolate Uvic-CL-2024 chromosome 27, UVic_Ocla_1.0, whole genome shotgun sequence genome contains these proteins:
- the LOC139385903 gene encoding P2Y purinoceptor 3-like — protein sequence MSISSLEVFSTEPFLIGMFTAEGSSSGHYTEPHLEEYLIAMGDNNVTWPVCTYKEDFKRFLLPAVYSVVFLIGLPLNGAVILKIWRSRPNLTRSNVYMLNLATADFLYVMSLPLLIYNYASHDYWPFGELACKLVRFQFYSNLHGSILFLTCISLQRYVGICHPMAGWHKQGGRRLARVVCGGVWLVVALLCAPTFHYASTGTQRNRTVCYDLSRPEHSADYYPYGMALTCLGFLLPFMGVVACYCRMGRLLCRPPSYQGATMAASMEKRDKAVKMIVIVVTVFAVSFLPFHLTKTMYLLVRTLPGAPCATRNLFSVIYKCTRPFASMNSVLDPILFYFTQPRFRRSTRILITKITTLRDREPRCEEVKTPRLFRSHV from the exons ATGTCGATATCCTCTCTAGAAGTGTTCTCTACGGAACCTTTCCTCATTGGAATGTTCACAGCAGAAGGTTCCTCCTCTGGACATTACACAGAACCCCATTTGGAGGAATACCTCATCGCCATGGGCGATAACAATGTCACATGGCCAGTCTGCACCTATAAGGAGGATTTTAAACGCTTCCTACTTCCTGCCGTCTACAGTGTGGTCTTCCTGATTGGTCTGCCTCTGAATGGGGCGGTCATCTTGAAGATCTGGAGGTCACGACCCAACCTGACCCGGAGCAACGTCTACATGCTCAATCTGGCCACGGCTGACTTCCTGTATGTGATGTCACTACCTCTGCTCATCTACAACTACGCCAGTCATGACTACTGGCCCTTTGGAGAGCTGGCCTGCAAACTGGTCCGCTTTCAGTTCTACAG TAACCTGCATGGCAGTATCCTGTTCCTGACCTGTATCAGCCTCCAGCGCTACGTGGGCATCTGCCACCCTATGGCCGGCTGGCACAAGCAGGGGGGTCGCAGGCTGGCACGGGTGGTCTGTGGGGGTGTGTGGCTGGTGGTCGCCCTCCTCTGTGCCCCCACGTTCCACTATGCCTCCACAGGAACACAACGCAACCGCACCGTCTGTTACGACCTGAGTCGACCGGAGCATTCGGCTGACTACTACCCCTATGGGATGGCTCtgacctgcctgggcttcctgtTGCCTTTTATGGGCGTGGTGGCATGCTACTGTCGCATGGGTCGCCTCCTCTGCCGCCCGCCATCCTATCAGGGCGCTACCATGGCAGCCTCAATGGAGAAACGGGACAAGGCGGTGAAGATGATAGTCATCGTGGTGACGGTGTTCGCTGTGAGCTTCCTGCCATTCCACCTTACTAAAACCATGTACCTGTTGGTACGAACCTTACCAGGTGCTCCGTGTGCGACACGGAACCTGTTCTCAGTGATCTACAAGTGCACCAGGCCGTTCGCCAGCATGAACAGTGTTCTAGATCCTATACTGTTCTACTTCACACAGCCACGGTTCCGCAGGAGCACCAGAATACTGATCACCAAGATCACCACTCTCAGAGACAGGGAACCAAGGTGTGAGGAAGTGAAAACCCCTAGATTATTTAGATCCCATGTTTAA